From a region of the Triticum aestivum cultivar Chinese Spring chromosome 7D, IWGSC CS RefSeq v2.1, whole genome shotgun sequence genome:
- the LOC123167858 gene encoding uncharacterized protein yields MSGGSDGQGDWADSPPTTINGVAINAERGQIDPRPCLPHPIPTTVSTYSKRDASESTGGDARGTGPQTTRAEGSAAASGGAASPCTSGPGPRGAAAGDQLCLAGSASGDAAGGNGALPRPLRVARPMHPGHSDLDVRGTSSIHRRRWRGGIQAAILGDSGGGIDSPGHRTQVGEVQDDEPVQAEHQAAPRGAARQHSTRVPAAGGEPTQRPLRAAAPGGRARRDLEPRARLVGNRLRGSSLDPPPWPGDRGRVPRLPTKGRTWRNAACVLVKLRSHLQQWKVLCDDNQAVLLQRCILLLDKKRGELMRIAWR; encoded by the exons ATGTCGGGCGGGAGCGACGGGCAGGGCGACTGGGCGGATTCCCCACCTACCACCATTAATGGAGTCGCCATTAATGCCGAGCGAGGTCAAATTGACCCTCGTCCCTGCCTCCCCCACCCAATCCCCACCACTGTATCCACCTACTCGAAGCGCGACGCGAGCGAGAGTACGGGGGGAGATGCCAGGGGGACCGGACCGCAGACCACGCGTGCGGAGGGTTCGGCGGCTGCATCTGGCGGCGCCGCCAGCCCTTGCACCTCCGGTCCGGGTCCCCGTGGAGCAGCTGCCGGAGATCAACTCTGCCTCGCCGGAAGCGCGAGCGGAGATGCTGCGGGTGGTAATGGGGCGCTTCCCCGACCGCTCAGAGTGGCCCGACCGATGCAtccaggtcattcagacctcgacGTTCGCGGAACGAGCTCCATTCACCGGCGACGATGGCGGGGTGGAATACAAGCTGCTATTCTGGGCGATTCAGGAGGCGGAATCGACAGTCCCGGTCACCGCACGCAGGTGGGCGAGGTTCAAGACGACGAGCCCGTCCAGGCTGAACATCAGGCCGCCCCCCGTGGTGCAGCTCGCCAACATTCCACGCGAGTTCCTGCCGCCGGGGGAGAGCCCACCCAGAGGCCCTTGAGGGCTGCGGCTCCCGGCGGGCGTGCGCGGCGGGACCTCGAACCGCGGGCGCGCCTTGTGGGGAACAGACTCCGCGGCAGCAGTCTGGATCCGCCACCATGGCCGGGAGATCGAGGAAGGGTGCCGCGTCTTCCAACGAAG GGCCGCACTTGGAGAAATGCCGCATGTGTTCTTGTGAAACTAAGGTCTCATCTACAGCAATGGAAAGTGCTCTGCGACGACAATCAAGCAGTGCTGCTACAAAGATGTATTCTTCTGCTGGACAAAAAGCGCGGGGAGCTGATGCGGATTGCCTGGAGATGA